Below is a window of Halolamina sp. CBA1230 DNA.
CGGACTCCGAGCGCGAGAGCAGGTCGTGTCTGTCTCGGAGGGCACCGATCGTGGCGACGTACCGGCCCTCGTCGTCCGCGCTGGTCGCCGTCGCGACGTGCCCCGGCGCGATTCGGGTTTCGTCCGGCAGGTCGAGGAGTTCCGAGAGCGATCCGTGGAGCTGTCGGGCCATCGCCTCGACGTCTCCTTCCTCGACCGCGAGATCCGGCCGCGCGACCGCGTCGAGGAACAGCGTGTCGCCCGCGAGCAGCAGGTCGCCGTGCTCGCCGTCCGCGATCCGGAACCCCACGCCCTCGGGGGTGTGCCCCGGCAACGCGAGCGTTTCGAGTCCGGCGTCGCCGACGGCCAGTTCCTCGCCGTCCGCCAGCAGGCGGTCCGGGTCGAACTCGATGCCGCGTTCGTCGACGCCCTCCGGCAGCACGATTTCGGCGTCGGTCGCGTCGGCGACGGCGCGGACGCCGCTGACGTGGTCGGCGTGGACGTGCGTGTCGACCGCGTACCGGACTGTCGCGCCGTGATCCGCCGCGTCGTCGGCGTAGCGGTCGGCGAACGCTCGCAGCGGGTCGACGACCGCGGCCTCGTCGCCCGAGACGAGCAGGTAGCCCAGACAGCCCGAGGAGGGGCGCTGGTACTGGAGCACCGTCCCGTCGGTAAAGGGAACCTCCACCGCCTCGTACTCGCGGGCCCACGCCTCCATCCCGCCGGCGAGGTTCCGGGCGTCGATATCCTCGTCGCGGAGCTGTTCGGCCACCTCGGCGCTGGCCTCGCCGACGCCACAGACGACGAGGATCGGCTCCGGCCCGTCGGGGACGAGTTCGTCGGTCGTCCCCTTCGCCCGCGCGGCGATGAACTGCTGGTGGGGGATCTGGACCGCCTCGGGGGCGTCGACATGCCACGACTCGAACTCGTCGCGGTCCCGCACGTCGAGCACGGTGAACGCCCGATCCTCGCGCTGCCACGCCGCGAGTTCGGCGGCGTCGACGGCCGACGTGTCACCCTGACTCTCGGACATGGCTCGGGGTAGGGCGGGCGCGGGCAAAACGTCGGCGCCCGGGCCGGGAGACCTTTCCTCGCGCCGGCCGAACCCGTGAGTATGGACGGCGCGACGTTCCGCGAGCAGGTGACCGAGGCGAAGGAGACCGAACTGAACCGACTCGGCTCGAACAAGCTACTGGTCGCGCTCACCGACGCCGACCTCACGGCCCGGCGCGTGCTCGAAGCGGCCGCCGACTCCGAACACGCCGCCCACACCACGTTCTCCGAGTGGGCCGAGGACGAGCCGAACGAGCGGGCCCGCGAGGCGTTCGCCGACGTGGCCGACCGCGAGGCCGACCACCGCGAGCGCGTGCTCGACGCGATGGACGACGGGTACGAGCCGAACGACGGCGGTGCGCTCCACGAGTACCTCCGCGGCCGCGAGGGCACAGTCCTGCGCGTGGCCGCGGGGATGGTCGGGCGCGGGCTGGTGGCCGATCGAACCCACCAGCAGGTGGTCTCCTTCTTCGTCAACGAGGCCGACACCGCCCGGGCGGATCTGTTCCGCGAGCTGCGCGAGGAGACCGAGTCGGGGACCGAACGCGGGCTGGAGCTACTGGAGACGCTGTGTGCCGACGAGGACGACTGGGCGGACGCCCGCGACGTCGCCGAGTACACGGTCCAGGTCGCCTACGACGACTACGCCGACGCGCTGGAGGGGATGGGCGTCGATCCCAAACCCGTCTGCTGAGTCCGAAACGAGTTCGGCCCAACTTTGAAACGGCTCGGTGAACAAGCGCCCGGATAGAGGGTATGAGCGTGGGACTCCTGAGTTCCATCTCGGACGCGATCTCCGACGGGTCCGACGACGACGACGTGTTCACCTACCAGTGCGCGTCGTGTGGCTCCGAGTTCGACCTGCCGAAGACCCGCATGATCGGCGTCCGCTGCCCCGACTGCCGCTCGATGGACGTCCGGGACGCGTCCGAGAGCTGAGCCCGGACGCCGGTCGAACGACCGGCTGTTCTCGCGTTTTTCGTGACCGATGGACAGCCCTATGTCCGGCGCCACCCAAGCCGGCGTGTGCAGTTCGTGGGCTACGATTCGGGTGACGGCGGCCTGCTGCTCGCCGACGGTGGCGGCGTCGAGTACGTCGACCTGACGCCCGGGACCGAACTCGCCTACACGCTGGGCGAGCGCCACTGTGCGGGCGTCGTCGACGACGGCGAGCACGTCGCCTGCGACGCCGACGGTGTGCCGTACTGCGACCAGCACAGCCACGTCTGGGTCTGTGCGAAATGTACCGGCGAGTGTCTGAAAGACGAGATGGACTGTTTCGAGGACCACGCGGTGTACCTCGCGGCGTTCGCCCCCGACACGTTCAAGGTCGGCGTCACCCGGGAGTGGCGCCTCGAAACCCGGCTGCTGGAGCAGGGTGCCGACCGCGCGGCCCACATCCGGACTGTCGACGACGGCCGCGCCGCCCGGCGGATCGAGGCCGGTATCGCCGAGCGCATCCCGGACCGGATCCGTGTGCCCACGAAGATCGACGGGCTCCACCGCTCGGTCGACGACGACGCGTGGACGAGGCTGCTCGACGAGTTCGACCCCATCGACACGTTCGACTTCGACTACGGGCTCAACCTCGCGGATCGACCGGTCGCGGAGACGATGGCCAGCGGCACCGTTCGCGGCGTGAAGGGGCGGATCCTCCTGCTCGACCGCGGCGGCAGCACGTACGCCGTCGACCTGCGGGAACTGGTGGGGTACGAGGTGCAGGAGGGGGCGACCGAGCGCGAGATGCAGTCGAGCCTGGGCGCCTTTGGCTGACCGGAGGGCGACGGTTTATGGTCCCGGCCGTGGAACCCTGAAGCATGATTCCGCTCGACGAAGCCGTCACCGCACGCTTGGAGTCCCACGGCGAGCGTTTCGAAGTGCTCATCGACCCCGACGCCGCCCTCGCGATGAAACGCGGGGAGTTCGACGGCGAGCTGGAGGACGTCATCGCCGCGGAGGACGTGTTCGAGAACGCCTCGCGGGGGGATCGCCCCGCGGAGGACGACCTCGAGGAAGTGTTCGGCACGACTGACCCGCTGGAGATCATCCCCGAGATCGTCGAGCGCGGGGAGATCCAGATCACCGCCGAGCAGCGCAAGGAGATGGAGGAGCAGAAGCACAACGCGCTGGTCAACAAGATCGCCCGGAACGCGGTCAACCCCCAGATGGACAACGCGCCCCACCCGCCGGAACGCATCGAGCGGGCGCTCGAGGAGGCCGGCTTCTCGGTCGATCCGATGGAGCCCGTGGAGTCACAGGTCGACGACGCGCTCGACGCGCTCCGGCCGGTGATCCCCATCCGGTTCGACGAGGTGACCGTCGCCGTCAACGTCCCCGCGGACTACGCTGGCAGCGCCCAGGCGAAGATCCGTCAGTACGGCGACCTCGAACGCGAGGAGTGGCAGGCCGACGGCTCCTGGATCGGCGTCGTCACGTTCCCCGCCGGGATGCAGAACGACTTCTACGACATGGTCAACGAGCAGACCAGCGGCGAGGCCGAGACACGGATCGTCAAGGAGAAAGACGACATCAAGACGCGCTAGCCGGGCCGAACCCAGTTAGGCGTGTTCGGCATTCCCGATCAGGCGCGCCGCCAGCCGAGGTAGAAGCCGGCGGTGAACCCGGCCGACACCGAGATCGTCGAGAGGACCGTCTCGACCCACGACGGCGGCGCCCCGCTTGCGGCGTCCTGTCCGGCCCCCATCAGCCCGGAGGTCAGCTTCTCCCAGTCGACGGTGATGATCTCGCGGGACTCGAGGAACTTGAACAGCGCCAGTTCGATGCCGATCAGGACGGCGATGATCTTGGCGACCTTCTTCGCGGCGAACCCGACCAGTGCGCCGATCAGCCCCCCGGAGCCGGCCTCCACCCCGAGCTGCTGGAAGTCGAGTTCTAACTGTAAGACGGCGGGATCCATGACCGCACCTGCGTCGCTCTCCGTTAAGTGGTTTGTGGGACACCCGTTCCGTGAGCTGCCCGGCGACGGTCGACGCCGGGACCGATTTCGACGTCGACCTGCCCGGGATCGTCCAGACGGTCGAAGGCGGAACGGCGGTGTTAGGCAGCGATTTGCGTCACAAGACTCATACGCCGCGCCGGTCCAGAGACAGCCATGAAGCAGTGGGTCCGAGAGCAAGTCGGCCGGGCCTACGAGCGCCTGCTCCGCCGCGAGGGCGAGGGCGGCCCCTCCCACGTCGCGATCATCCAGGACGGGAACCGCCGCTACGCGAGAGAGCGGGGCGACGACGCCACCGAGGGCCACCGTGCCGGCGCCGAGACCACCGAACAGGTGCTCGAGTGGTGTCAGGATCTCGGCGTGAAGGAGCTCACCCTCTACGCGTTCTCGACGGAGAACTTCAAGCGTCCGCCGGCGGAGCGCGAACAGCTCTACGACCTGCTCGAGGAGAAGCTCACGTCGATCGCCGACAACGACCGCATCCACGAGAACGGGGTGGCGATCCGCGCGATCGGCGAGACCGACCGCCTGCCCGAGCGCGTCCGCGAGGCGATCCGCTACGCCGAGAACCGGACCGCCGACTACGACTCGTTCCGGCTCAACGTCGCGCTGGCGTACGGCGGCCGGAACGAGCTCCTCCGGGCCGCACGCGACGTGCTCGAAGACGTCGACGCCGGCGACCTGGACCCCGCCGACATCGACATCGACCTCGTCGACGACCGGCTCTACGGCCGGCAGGTCCGCGACGTCGACCTGATCATCCGCACCGGCGGCGACGAGCGCACCTCGAACTTCCTCCCCTGGCACGCCAACGGGAACGAGGCGGCGGCGTACTTCTGTGCCCCCTACTGGCCGGAGTTCTCGAAGGTCGACTTCCTACGGGGGATCCGCACCTACCAGTCCCGCGAGCGATCCTGGCAGCGCACCCGCCGGGAGCGCGCGGCCGCCATCGTTCGCGCGGTCGCGGAGACCGAACTCGCCGAGGCGCGGACGGTCGCCGGCCGGCTGCGCGAGAAACTGCCCGGCGGCGCCGCCCCGGAGATCGACGCCGAACTGGACGGCTCCGCCGGCGAGTCGGCGGACTGATCGACTCGGCACGTGGTCAGGCGAGTCGGGCGACGGGTCTACTCGGCACGTGGTCAGGCGAGTCGGGCGACGGGTCTACTCGGCACGCGGTCAGGCAAACCACCCGACTGCTCACTCCCCGAAGCGGCGCTGTCGGTCCTCGAACTCCCGGACTGCACGGAGGTAGTCCCGCTTCCGGAAATCCCGCCAGTTCACGTCGGTGAAGTACAGCTCCGAGTACGTGGACTGCCAGATCAGGAAGTCCGAGAGCCGTTCGGCACCGGTTTTGATCAGCAGGTCCGGCTCCTCCGGAAACACCAGGTGGTCGGTGACGGTCTCCTCGTCGACGTCCTCGGGATCGAGATCGCCGGCGGCGACGTCCTCGGCCATCTCCCGGACCGCGCGGGCGAACTCCCCGCGGCCGCCGAGGCCGACGTTGATCCGGATCGGCGCGTCGGCGCGTTCGACGTTCTCGGGGCCGCGGACCGCGACCTCGCGGGGCGCGTCCACGTCGCGGAGCTCGCGGACGAGCGTCGGCGCGACCGCCTCGTCGAGCACTGACACCGAGACGGTCACGCGCTCGGCGCCGTAGTCGAACGCCCAGGCGAGCGTCCGCGCTAAGGTGTCGTAGGCGCCCTGTTCGAGCAGATCGCGCTCGGTCAGCACCAGCGCGACGTGGTCGGGGCCGTCGGGGTCGGCGAGGCGGTGGCGGAGGGCGAGGTAGGCGTCGTACGCTCCCACAAGGGACGGTAGCGCTCGCGTGCTCGAAAACCCTTCGCCGGCCGGTGAGGCCCACGGAACGACGGGGACGTACCGCGACTGGCCCCAGTGTGGTGTCGGGACCGTTAAGTACGCGTCGCAGGTAGCCGACGACGTGAACCGGAGGCTCAGGCGTGACGCCGGCTTCGCCGCGGTCTCCCTCCTCGCACTCGCGGCGCCGCTGCTCGGCCGGGCGACGGTGCTGCCGTTCCTCGCCGTCGCCGGCGCCGCGGCCTTCCTGATCGAGGACGGGCCGCTGTTCGATCTGTTCGCCCGTCCGCGCGACCGACAGGCCGGCCGACTGTACGGGCTCGCGGCGTTCTCGCTGTCGGCGGCCGTGCTCGCCTTCCTCGCGGCGCCGCCGGTCGCCGCGTCGTACACCATGCCGCTGCCCGCCTTCGCCGCCAGCGTCGTCGCCGTCGGCGTCGGCAACCTCGGCGCGACGGCGGTCCGGGACCGGTTCGACGAGCAGTTCCTCGTCGTCTCGACGTTCACGGTCGTCGCCTTCCTCGCCGCGCTGCTGGCACAGCTGATCGTCGTCGCGCTGGCGAGCCTGCCGCTGGTCCCGATGGGCGTCGACGCCGGCCTCGCGGCCGCGCCGACGTTCACGTTCCACGCCGCGATGGCGGCGCTGGTGGCCGCGCTCACGCGCTCGATGCTCTCGCCGGGCGACGCCGGCGCCGTGACGTTCGCCGTCGGCGCGTCGATGCTCGTCGTCAGCGGGATCGCACCCGCGATCCACGTCCTCGACGTGGGGCTTGCGCTGGGCGTCGCGCTGTTCCTCGGGATCCTCACCTACGCCACCGGCACCGCCTCCGTCGAGGGGATGCTCTCTGGCGTGTTGCTCTGTCTGGTCACCATCGGTCTCGGCGGGCCGGGCTGGTTCGTCCTCCTGCTCACCTTCTTCGGCGTGGGGACGCTCTCGACCAAGTTCCGCTACGAGGAGAAAGCCGACCGCGGCGTCGCCGAGGAGAACGAGGGCGCCCGCGGGCTGGGCAACGTGCTCGGCAACGCCGGCATCGCGCTCCTCGCGGTCGTCGGCTACGCCGCCGCGGGCGACCTCCCGATGGTCGACGCCGACCTGTTCCGTCTCGCGTTCGCCGGCTCGCTCGCGACGGCGATGGGCGACACGCTCTCCAGTGAGATCGGCGGGCTGTTCGACACGCCGCGGCTGGTCACGACCGGCGAGCGCGTCCCTCCCGGTACGGACGGCGCGATCACCTGGCAGGGCGAACTCGCGGGCGTCGTCGGCAGCGCGGTCGTCGGCGTGCTGGCGGTGGCGCTGCTCGGCGTCACGCGCTCGCCCGGGGTCGTGGTCGGCCTCGTCACCGCCGGCGGCCTCGCGGGGATGACCGCCGACAGCGTGCTCGGCGCCACCGTCGAGGGCGACCGCCTCGAGAACGAGACGGTGAACCTGCTCGCGACGCTTGCGGGCGCGCTGGCGAGCGTGCTGCTCGCCGTTCTGGTGTGATCCGCGAGGGGCGCTCCGGGGACCGCCCGACCGTTCGTCGCCTCCAGGAGTGCCTCCCCGAACCGGCCCCGGAGCTGCTCGATCCGGTCGCGGGCGGCGAACTTCTGGTCTCCGTCGCCGACGGCGACGTGGTCGGCTACCTGCTCTGGTTTCCGGGCGAGCCGGCCGCCGTCGCGGAGCTGGTCGTCCACCCCGACTACCGCCGGGAGGGTCGCGGCCGCGCGCTGCTCGGCGCGCTGTTCGACTGTCTCGACCCCGGGGCCGAGGTGACGCTGCGAGTCGCCGCCGACAACGAGGGGGCCAAGGCGCTGTACGAGGAGTTCGGGTTCGAGCGGATCGCCGTCGAGCCCGACGCTTACGACGACGGACCGGGCTACCTGCTTCGGGCCGTCGTCGGCGGCTGAGCGGTCGCCCGAAAACGTGCCTCGACACGTACGTATACGTGGGTGGAGCCAGCAGTGGTGTGTAAACACATGGGTAAGGAGCCGTCCGACTCGCGGGCCGTCCGATATCTCGCCGAGAACGGGCCGTCACCGCGGGAGGAGCTTCCGGTGCAGAACCTCGCGACGACCGTGCGGGCGCTGATCGGGACGCTCAACATCTCCGGCGGGCCCGGCGGCGGCGGGTCGACCGCGGGCGTCGCCGGCGGCCTGACGGAGGTGGCGTACCTCCGCGGCGAACACGACCTGGAGGCGGTCGTGGAGGCGTGGATCGACGCGAACGAGGAGCAGGTCGAACAGCTCTCCGCCGACTCCGTCCGGCGGCGACTCCGCGCGTCGGTCCCCCGCGAGCAGCGCGACGTGGTCAGCGAGGTGCTCTCGGCGGCGGGGCACGAGGTGGACTACACGGGCCGTGGCGGGCGACAGACCGACCCGTTCGAGTGTAGCCTCTGTGGGTCGTCGGTGCCGGATATCGCCGCCCACCTGCCGGAGTGTCCGGAAGGGTAGCGCAGGTCAGGAGAGGAACCCATCGACCGGCCGCACGTGCGGGGTCGCGGGCTGTTTGACGAACTCGCCGGTCGACCGGGCGACCGCGTGCTGGAGGTCGCGGTCGGCAGCCGCGTCGAGCGTCCGCTGGTCGAGTTCGCCGTCGAGCACCAGCGCGTGAGCGCCCTCGCTGTCGTCGACGGTCTCGTACGCGTCGTCCGCGGGCGCCTCGGTCAGCGTCGATAGCTCCTCGTCGAGCAGCCGGACCGTGCCGGCGTTCTCGCCGACGACCTCGCGGACGTGATCGCCGAGCGTCGTTTCCGCCGATTCGTCGTCGGCGTCTTCGGTTTCGCTCGTCGCTCGTTCGGCCTCGGCTGTCGCGTCCGTCGTCTCGTCCGCCGCGTCGGTCGTGGCTCCCTCGACCTGCTCGACCATCGTCCCCTCGGCGACTGCTGCGGTCGACCCGCCGTCAGCCGTCGGTCCGCTCGCCGCCGAGGCGGACGAGCCGCCGGCGTCGGCCGAGTCGTCCGTTCGGTCCGGGTCGTCGCCGATCGAGGCCCCGTCACTGCCGACGAGTGGGTTCCCCTCCGAACTCCCCGATTCGCGGAGCGTGCCGCCGGTCGCGACCTCTCGGGCCGACTCGGGGTCGCCGGTCTCCCGGGCGCGCTCGTACACCTCGTAGGGCGTTTTCTCCCGGAGCGCGGCGAGCAGTTCGCCGCGGGGAAGCTCCTCGACGGACTCGCCGTCGGGAGCGAACGCGACGAAGTCGATATCGCCGACCTGTCCGAGTTCGCGGAGGATCAGTTGGCCGCCGCGGTCGCCGTCGAGGAACGTGGTAGTCGTCCGTTCCTGCGTGAGTTCGGCGATCTCCTCGGGGACGTTGGTCCCCTCGACCGCGACGGCGTTTTTCACGCCGAACTCGAGCAGGCGGGAGACGTCGGCTCGCCCTTCGACGACGACGACCGCGTCGCCGTCGGCGACGTTCGGGCCGGCCGGGTAGCCTTCGTACTCGTTCATCTCGCCGGCACGGACCGACTCGCGAACCTCCTCGTGGAGCTCGTCGCTGGTGAGCACGCTCTCCTCGAAGGAGTTCGCGAGCAGTTCCTTGGCGCGCTGGACGACGATCCGGCGCTTGGCGGCGCGGATGTCCTCGATGTCGGTCACTTCGATCCGGGCCTGACAGGGGCCGACCCGGGAGATGGTCTCGAGCGACGCCGCGAGGATCGCGGTTTCGACCTTGTCGAGCGAGGAGGCGATCGTCACGTCGCCGAACGACTGCCCGCCCTCGGTCTCGACGCTGACGTCGATGCGGCCGACTTTCGAGGAGTCCTGCAGGTCCCGCAGGTCCATCTCGTCGCCGAGCAGGCCCTCGGTCTGGCCGAACACCGCGCCGACGACGTCGCTCCGTTCGATGACGCCGTCCGCCGATAGCTTCGCGTGGATGAGGTATTTGGCTGTGTCTTGCATGGTGAGTGCCCGATCCGGGCTGAATGGTGATGTGCGGACGGTCGCTCCGTCCATCGGAACGAGGCGATACGGGTGGATATAGCTGTCGTCGTCCGGGAAACACCGGCGTCGAGCATTCGCCGTCGGCCGGAGTCCGGGGTGGCTCCGCCGGCCGATCCGGGAGAAAACGTTTACCGGTGTATCGCGTCGTTCCGGGTATGGACGATCGTGCCCTCCGTGCCGCCGACGCGAACGGGCGCGCCGAGGAGCGCCCGATTCCTGCCGACCTCGACCTGCCAGCCACGCCCTCGCTGGAGAGCGGCCTCGCACCCACCGAGACCGTGACCCGGCGGATCGACGCCGGGCCGCTGACGGCGATCCACTACCAGCAGTTCGCGGATCTGCCCCACCAGCACGCCGCCACCACGTCGCTGGGCGAGTCCGGTCCCCGCGTGGTCGCGACGCTGGCGAACGGGAGCGACGAATCGTGGGCGTACCGCGTCCCGCGCGGCCCCGCGCCGTTCGCCGGCGGGCGTGCGAGCGCCGACGGTACCGACGCCGAACTCCGTGCGGCGCCTGTCGACGAGTCCGACGGGTTCGGCGACGGCGTGCTCCGGCCCGGCGAGTCGGTCCGCACGACCGTCTCGATATCGGCGCTGACCGGCGGCGAACCGGGGTGGCCCGACGGCGAGTTCACGTTCCTCCAGCCGGTCAGCGTCTGGGCCGACGACGCGGCGTACAGCTACAACTGGCAGGTGACGCTGATCGTCTGAGAAACGTCACGGCGCGACGGTCGCCTCGCCGTACAGCGGTATAAACACCAACAGCAGCGACAGCGCGAGGAGGGCAGCGACGGCCGCGACGCTGCGGGCGGTGGCGGTCGGCCGCCCGAGGAGCGTGAACATCCGTTTCCCGTCCCCGCGAGCGACGGCGACCGCCGCGATCCCGAGCAGCGAGAGCTGAACGAGGAACTCGACATAGCTCGCTGTCTGACCGAGATCACCGCGGAGGACCGCGACCATGAGCACGGTCGAGGTGAGCGTCAGCGCCGCAGCGGTGACGGTCGCCGCGTCGTCGGCTGCCACACGGACAGCCGCGGTCAGCCCGAGATTGCCGAGCAGTCGCAGGCCGACTAGCACGGCGACGACCCACGCCGGCGTCCAGTTGGGGAAGAGCCACTCGAACACGGCCGGTAGTCGGTCAGCGGCGTCAAAGCCTTTCCGGCGCTACTCCCCGGTCAGCGCCCCGCTCGCCGGCGAGAACTCGATCGTCTCGCCCAGTCCTTCCTCGACGGCCTTCTCGTACAGCAGATACGCGCCCGCGACCGTCTCGATCCCGGTACCGCCGGAGTCGAACACCGTGATCTCCTCCTCGTCGGTTCGGCCCTCGGCCTCGCCGGCGACGACCTCGCCCAGTTCCGCGTGGACGTGATTCTCGTCGACGGCGCCCTCCTCGAGCGCGTGGAGGAACGACCCGGCGTCCTGGGTCGCTCGCGCCCGGAGGTCCGGAACGTACGTCGATCGCTCGATGGTCGTCGCGTCGAGTTCGCGCTTCTCGGGGTCGTACTGCCCCATCGCGGTGACGTGGGTGCCGGGTTCCAGGTCGTCGCCGTCGAACACCGGCTCGGATGCGGTAGTCGCGGTGATCACGATATCGGCGTCCTCGATCGCCGCCGCGGGGGAGGCGACCGCGGCGACGGAGGCGTCGAGACGCTCGTTCATCCCGCCCGCGAACGACTCGCGGTGCTCCTTCGTCGGGGAGAACACCCAGACTGTCTCGAGGTCGCGGACCGTCGCGGTACAGCGGAGCTGCCCGCGCGCCTGCGCGCCGGAGCCGATGACGGCGACGCTGTCGGCGTCCTCGCGAGCCAGCGCGTCCACACCGACCGCGCCCGTGGCGCCGGTTTTGAACGGGTTCATCGATGCGCCGTCGAGCAGCGCCAGCGGCTCGCCCGACTCGGCGTCGAACAGCGGTGTGGTGAACCAGGCGTCCTCGGCGCCGAAGCCGGCGCTGTACATGTAGCCGCCCATCGCGCCCGTGTCGGGCAGCACCGCGCCGTAGGTGGTCAGCATCCCCGGCGGGTCCGCGCTCCCGAGTTTGGTTCGCGGCTCGGCGGCGGCGCCCTCGCCACGCTGGCGGTACCCCTCGCGGACGGCGTCGACGTACTCCGCGGGGTCGGCGAGGCCGTCGAGTTCGTCGCTGCGCAGGAACAGCGTCTCGGTCATACGCCGAGCGTTGACGGCGAGGGGCTAAAGGCTACTTGCCGTCGGCGGCGGGGACGGTCAGTCGGCGCGGGAGGCCGGCTCCGAGCGCGTGGACGCTTCTACCGCGGACTGAGCCGCCTCGGCCGCCGGCTCCTCGACCGGCGCTCGCACGAACACCGCGTGGCACACTACGAACGACGACGCCCCGGCGCCGGCGAACAGCGCCGCCCACAACGGCGTCCCGAACAGTGTGAGCATCGCGGTCACGCCGACCAACACACCCGGGATCAGTGCGAGGACGTAGTCGTAGTAGCCAGTCATACTCCGTCGTGACATACTGTAGCATGGGTATTAACTGTTTTCCATAGTTCACTGGTAATCAGAACAGTGGTCACTGATACTGTTTCTACAAATATTGTGGAAGCATAATTATGAATTCTCATAACTTATGACTGGCTGCGCGGGTTCCTACCCGGGCGCTGTGACATCGGTGACGAAACCGCCACGAAAACCGGCCGACTCAGCGGAGTTTGAACGCGACCCAGCGCCACGCCCCCAACG
It encodes the following:
- a CDS encoding ferritin family protein, with amino-acid sequence MDGATFREQVTEAKETELNRLGSNKLLVALTDADLTARRVLEAAADSEHAAHTTFSEWAEDEPNERAREAFADVADREADHRERVLDAMDDGYEPNDGGALHEYLRGREGTVLRVAAGMVGRGLVADRTHQQVVSFFVNEADTARADLFRELREETESGTERGLELLETLCADEDDWADARDVAEYTVQVAYDDYADALEGMGVDPKPVC
- a CDS encoding DUF92 domain-containing protein, producing the protein MNRRLRRDAGFAAVSLLALAAPLLGRATVLPFLAVAGAAAFLIEDGPLFDLFARPRDRQAGRLYGLAAFSLSAAVLAFLAAPPVAASYTMPLPAFAASVVAVGVGNLGATAVRDRFDEQFLVVSTFTVVAFLAALLAQLIVVALASLPLVPMGVDAGLAAAPTFTFHAAMAALVAALTRSMLSPGDAGAVTFAVGASMLVVSGIAPAIHVLDVGLALGVALFLGILTYATGTASVEGMLSGVLLCLVTIGLGGPGWFVLLLTFFGVGTLSTKFRYEEKADRGVAEENEGARGLGNVLGNAGIALLAVVGYAAAGDLPMVDADLFRLAFAGSLATAMGDTLSSEIGGLFDTPRLVTTGERVPPGTDGAITWQGELAGVVGSAVVGVLAVALLGVTRSPGVVVGLVTAGGLAGMTADSVLGATVEGDRLENETVNLLATLAGALASVLLAVLV
- a CDS encoding ribosome assembly factor SBDS gives rise to the protein MIPLDEAVTARLESHGERFEVLIDPDAALAMKRGEFDGELEDVIAAEDVFENASRGDRPAEDDLEEVFGTTDPLEIIPEIVERGEIQITAEQRKEMEEQKHNALVNKIARNAVNPQMDNAPHPPERIERALEEAGFSVDPMEPVESQVDDALDALRPVIPIRFDEVTVAVNVPADYAGSAQAKIRQYGDLEREEWQADGSWIGVVTFPAGMQNDFYDMVNEQTSGEAETRIVKEKDDIKTR
- a CDS encoding DUF2797 domain-containing protein; protein product: MQFVGYDSGDGGLLLADGGGVEYVDLTPGTELAYTLGERHCAGVVDDGEHVACDADGVPYCDQHSHVWVCAKCTGECLKDEMDCFEDHAVYLAAFAPDTFKVGVTREWRLETRLLEQGADRAAHIRTVDDGRAARRIEAGIAERIPDRIRVPTKIDGLHRSVDDDAWTRLLDEFDPIDTFDFDYGLNLADRPVAETMASGTVRGVKGRILLLDRGGSTYAVDLRELVGYEVQEGATEREMQSSLGAFG
- a CDS encoding MBL fold metallo-hydrolase — protein: MSESQGDTSAVDAAELAAWQREDRAFTVLDVRDRDEFESWHVDAPEAVQIPHQQFIAARAKGTTDELVPDGPEPILVVCGVGEASAEVAEQLRDEDIDARNLAGGMEAWAREYEAVEVPFTDGTVLQYQRPSSGCLGYLLVSGDEAAVVDPLRAFADRYADDAADHGATVRYAVDTHVHADHVSGVRAVADATDAEIVLPEGVDERGIEFDPDRLLADGEELAVGDAGLETLALPGHTPEGVGFRIADGEHGDLLLAGDTLFLDAVARPDLAVEEGDVEAMARQLHGSLSELLDLPDETRIAPGHVATATSADDEGRYVATIGALRDRHDLLSRSESEFVEEVTGSLPERPSNDAQIIRINLGAEAVDDGTAFDLELGPNNCAAG
- the dnaG gene encoding DNA primase DnaG, whose translation is MQDTAKYLIHAKLSADGVIERSDVVGAVFGQTEGLLGDEMDLRDLQDSSKVGRIDVSVETEGGQSFGDVTIASSLDKVETAILAASLETISRVGPCQARIEVTDIEDIRAAKRRIVVQRAKELLANSFEESVLTSDELHEEVRESVRAGEMNEYEGYPAGPNVADGDAVVVVEGRADVSRLLEFGVKNAVAVEGTNVPEEIAELTQERTTTTFLDGDRGGQLILRELGQVGDIDFVAFAPDGESVEELPRGELLAALREKTPYEVYERARETGDPESAREVATGGTLRESGSSEGNPLVGSDGASIGDDPDRTDDSADAGGSSASAASGPTADGGSTAAVAEGTMVEQVEGATTDAADETTDATAEAERATSETEDADDESAETTLGDHVREVVGENAGTVRLLDEELSTLTEAPADDAYETVDDSEGAHALVLDGELDQRTLDAAADRDLQHAVARSTGEFVKQPATPHVRPVDGFLS
- a CDS encoding GNAT family N-acetyltransferase, with the protein product MIREGRSGDRPTVRRLQECLPEPAPELLDPVAGGELLVSVADGDVVGYLLWFPGEPAAVAELVVHPDYRREGRGRALLGALFDCLDPGAEVTLRVAADNEGAKALYEEFGFERIAVEPDAYDDGPGYLLRAVVGG
- a CDS encoding FUN14 domain-containing protein gives rise to the protein MDPAVLQLELDFQQLGVEAGSGGLIGALVGFAAKKVAKIIAVLIGIELALFKFLESREIITVDWEKLTSGLMGAGQDAASGAPPSWVETVLSTISVSAGFTAGFYLGWRRA
- a CDS encoding undecaprenyl diphosphate synthase family protein codes for the protein MGAYDAYLALRHRLADPDGPDHVALVLTERDLLEQGAYDTLARTLAWAFDYGAERVTVSVSVLDEAVAPTLVRELRDVDAPREVAVRGPENVERADAPIRINVGLGGRGEFARAVREMAEDVAAGDLDPEDVDEETVTDHLVFPEEPDLLIKTGAERLSDFLIWQSTYSELYFTDVNWRDFRKRDYLRAVREFEDRQRRFGE
- the uppS gene encoding polyprenyl diphosphate synthase; this translates as MKQWVREQVGRAYERLLRREGEGGPSHVAIIQDGNRRYARERGDDATEGHRAGAETTEQVLEWCQDLGVKELTLYAFSTENFKRPPAEREQLYDLLEEKLTSIADNDRIHENGVAIRAIGETDRLPERVREAIRYAENRTADYDSFRLNVALAYGGRNELLRAARDVLEDVDAGDLDPADIDIDLVDDRLYGRQVRDVDLIIRTGGDERTSNFLPWHANGNEAAAYFCAPYWPEFSKVDFLRGIRTYQSRERSWQRTRRERAAAIVRAVAETELAEARTVAGRLREKLPGGAAPEIDAELDGSAGESAD